The Candidatus Delongbacteria bacterium genome has a window encoding:
- the allB gene encoding allantoinase AllB: MSPRLFRNARVPAGGDATRVLDFLVEDGRFAWFDEPGRNRCPEACEIDLQGRLVLPGVIDGHVHFDDPGYTWRETFASGTRAAAAGGVTCVADMPCTSTPPVVSLANLRAKHAAVRDQALVDYIFWGGMCANLMEGGTDWRRDLRSLAAAGIGALKCYLHSGMDGFRAVSHAQLGELAGLCAELGLPLGVHAEDQELVLGREAALRAAGRADAEAFVESRPGEAERRAVRAVIQAARESGAHLHVVHLGSGAALEEIAAARRAGLRVSAETCPHYLAFTSADFARLGSRLKTAPPVKEESDRQRLWQGVREGDIAFLTTDHAAGEWPREKQTGSFWTDYGGIPGVELLLPWAWTAGMATGRLSLERLVDLLCGGPARFFGLEDRKGALRPGLDADFVLLGKETWTVRAEELHNLNRYTPFEGRELALRVEQTWLRGEQVWDRRGAEFPAAPGFGRLTSRGRRTHA; encoded by the coding sequence GTGAGTCCGCGACTCTTCCGCAACGCCCGCGTTCCGGCCGGCGGCGACGCCACGCGCGTGCTGGACTTCCTGGTGGAAGACGGGCGCTTCGCCTGGTTCGACGAGCCGGGGCGCAACCGCTGTCCGGAAGCCTGCGAAATCGACCTGCAGGGACGGTTGGTGCTGCCCGGGGTGATCGACGGCCACGTGCACTTCGACGATCCCGGCTACACCTGGCGCGAGACCTTCGCCAGCGGCACGCGGGCCGCGGCGGCGGGCGGCGTCACCTGCGTGGCGGACATGCCTTGCACGTCCACGCCGCCGGTGGTGTCGCTGGCGAACCTGCGCGCCAAGCACGCGGCCGTGCGCGACCAGGCCCTGGTGGACTACATCTTCTGGGGCGGCATGTGCGCCAACCTGATGGAGGGCGGGACGGACTGGCGGCGGGACCTGCGCTCACTGGCCGCCGCGGGGATCGGCGCGCTCAAGTGCTACCTGCACTCCGGGATGGACGGTTTCCGGGCCGTGTCACACGCGCAACTGGGGGAGCTGGCCGGACTCTGTGCCGAGCTGGGGCTGCCGCTGGGCGTGCACGCCGAGGACCAGGAACTTGTGCTGGGGCGTGAGGCCGCCCTGCGTGCGGCCGGACGCGCCGACGCGGAGGCCTTCGTGGAGTCGCGGCCGGGCGAGGCGGAGCGGCGCGCGGTGCGGGCGGTGATCCAGGCCGCGCGCGAGTCGGGCGCCCACCTGCACGTGGTGCATCTGGGGAGCGGAGCCGCGCTGGAGGAGATCGCCGCCGCCCGGCGTGCGGGGCTGCGGGTCAGCGCCGAGACCTGCCCGCACTACCTGGCCTTCACGAGCGCGGATTTCGCGCGGCTGGGCTCCCGGCTGAAGACCGCCCCGCCCGTGAAGGAGGAGTCCGACCGTCAGCGCCTCTGGCAGGGCGTGCGCGAGGGAGACATCGCCTTTCTGACCACGGATCACGCCGCCGGCGAGTGGCCGCGCGAGAAGCAGACCGGCTCCTTCTGGACGGATTACGGCGGGATCCCGGGCGTGGAGTTGCTGCTGCCCTGGGCCTGGACGGCGGGCATGGCCACGGGCCGGCTCAGCCTGGAGCGGCTGGTGGACCTGCTCTGCGGCGGCCCGGCCCGCTTCTTCGGCCTGGAGGACCGCAAGGGCGCGCTACGGCCCGGCCTGGATGCGGACTTCGTGCTGCTGGGCAAGGAGACCTGGACCGTGCGCGCGGAGGAGCTGCACAATCTCAACCGCTACACGCCCTTCGAGGGACGGGAGCTGGCGCTGCGCGTGGAGCAGACCTGGCTGCGCGGCGAGCAGGTCTGGGACCGGCGCGGGGCGGAGTTTCCGGCCGCCCCGGGATTCGGTCGTCTGACAAGCCGCGGGAGGCGGACCCATGCCTGA
- a CDS encoding amidohydrolase family protein produces the protein MPEIHLLSGGTLLPDWSGAACVEDGAVAWSGGTILAAGARGELERLYPEAVRLDARAGWIAPGLVNAHHHIYSALATGLDPGLPIDGFGQRLDRLWWRLDRALDEASIRQSARLTALRCALAGCTTLVDHHASPACVDGSLDWLAEELEVAGLSALLCYEATDRNGHAGALAGLRESRRFRDSVRRHERFRGLIGLHAAFTLGDDTLAAAAQLAEDGDVHVHVAEDRLDGEICRGRDGLSPLERLDSAGLLGAAAWIAHGTHLDEAGLDLLARRGALLVHNPESNANNQVGRLDLRAVRRAGVDVALGTDGMSSCLLSALRCAFLLHRQGAGDPAGGWQDCAGLLDGARARLARLFGQPAYGQLVAGAPADLIVLDVPAALPPTAANLTAQLVFGQVPPRVRHTVARGRRLVDNFEACGLDPHRLAAEIRPVREALWRRFHQLGAGTPYLGAEPGAAGGRPE, from the coding sequence ATGCCTGAGATCCACCTGCTGAGCGGCGGCACGCTGCTGCCCGATTGGAGTGGAGCCGCCTGCGTGGAGGACGGCGCTGTCGCCTGGAGCGGCGGGACGATCCTGGCGGCCGGTGCGCGCGGGGAGCTGGAACGGCTCTATCCTGAGGCCGTCCGGCTCGACGCCCGGGCCGGCTGGATCGCCCCCGGTCTGGTCAACGCCCACCACCACATCTATTCTGCGCTGGCCACGGGACTGGACCCCGGCCTGCCCATCGACGGGTTCGGCCAGCGCCTGGATCGTCTCTGGTGGCGGCTGGATCGCGCCCTCGACGAGGCCAGCATCCGCCAGAGCGCCCGACTGACGGCCCTGCGCTGCGCCCTGGCCGGCTGCACGACCCTGGTGGACCACCACGCCTCGCCGGCCTGCGTCGACGGCTCGCTGGATTGGCTGGCCGAGGAACTCGAGGTCGCCGGCCTCTCCGCCCTGCTGTGTTACGAGGCCACGGACCGCAACGGGCACGCCGGGGCCCTGGCCGGGCTGCGCGAGAGCCGGCGCTTCCGGGACTCGGTCCGGAGGCACGAGCGCTTCCGGGGTCTGATCGGCCTGCACGCGGCCTTCACGCTGGGCGACGACACGCTGGCCGCGGCGGCGCAGCTGGCGGAGGACGGGGACGTCCACGTGCACGTGGCCGAAGATCGCCTGGACGGCGAGATCTGCCGGGGCCGGGATGGCCTAAGTCCGCTGGAGCGCCTGGATTCCGCCGGCCTGCTGGGGGCGGCCGCCTGGATCGCCCACGGCACGCACCTGGACGAGGCGGGCCTGGACCTGCTGGCGCGGCGCGGCGCCCTGCTGGTCCACAACCCCGAATCCAACGCCAACAACCAAGTGGGACGGCTGGACCTGCGCGCCGTGCGCCGGGCCGGGGTGGACGTGGCGCTGGGCACCGACGGCATGAGTTCCTGCCTGCTCAGCGCGCTGCGCTGCGCGTTCCTGCTGCACCGCCAGGGCGCGGGCGATCCGGCGGGCGGCTGGCAGGACTGCGCCGGGCTGCTGGATGGAGCCCGGGCGCGGTTGGCCCGGCTTTTCGGACAACCTGCCTACGGCCAATTGGTCGCCGGAGCCCCGGCGGACCTGATCGTGCTGGACGTGCCGGCTGCCCTGCCGCCCACGGCCGCCAACCTGACCGCGCAACTCGTCTTCGGCCAGGTGCCGCCCCGCGTGCGGCACACCGTGGCCCGGGGACGCCGGCTGGTCGACAATTTCGAGGCCTGCGGCCTGGATCCGCACCGCCTGGCGGCGGAGATCCGCCCGGTGCGGGAGGCGCTCTGGCGGCGCTTCCACCAGCTGGGGGCCGGAACACCTTATCTTGGCGCCGAACCCGGAGCCGCTGGAGGAAGACCCGAATGA